The genomic segment TACGTCCCGCCGGTACTGCGTTGATTAACGATCAGCGGGTCGATGTCGTTACACTTGGTGATTTTATAGGCGCCGAGGTTGAAATTGAAGTGATTCTCGTTGAAGGAAATCGTGTTGTCGTTCGGAGTTTGTGAAAAGTAGATATGTGAAATACAAAAAGGAGGTCAAGAATGGCTCCAGAACAGATGTCTATCCTGTTTCTTGCTATTGTAATCATCGTTGGGTTGCTAGTTATCTTCTGGGTGGTGCCTGTTGGGTTGTGGATTGCTGCCATTTTCGCGGGTGTACGTGTGCGCATTATCGAATTGATTGGTATGCGTCTCCGTCGGGTCAGTCCGCCGGTGATCGTGAATGCACAGATCAGTGCCCATAAAGCAGGATTGCTCCTTGATATGGAACGGTTGGAAGCGCACTACCTTGCGCGTGGCAACGTCATTCGCGTGGTTAATGCATTGATTGCTGCTGACAAGGCAAAGATTGATCTCGGTCTCCAACAAGCGACGGCGATTGATTTAGCGGGACGCGACGTGCTTGATGCCGTTCAGGTGAGCGTTAACCCGCGAGTCATTACAACGCCCAAGATTACGGCAGTCGCGCTTGATGGTGTCCAGCTCATCGCTACGGTACGGATCACCGTGAGGGCAAACATCAACCGACTTGTCGGGGGTGCCGGTGAGGAGACAATCGTCGCACGCGT from the Candidatus Poribacteria bacterium genome contains:
- the floA gene encoding flotillin-like protein FloA (flotillin-like protein involved in membrane lipid rafts), translating into MAPEQMSILFLAIVIIVGLLVIFWVVPVGLWIAAIFAGVRVRIIELIGMRLRRVSPPVIVNAQISAHKAGLLLDMERLEAHYLARGNVIRVVNALIAADKAKIDLGLQQATAIDLAGRDVLDAVQVSVNPRVITTPKITAVALDGVQLIATVRITVRANINRLVGGAGEETIVARVGEGIVSAIGASETYEDVLENPDIISRTVLDRGLDSGTAFDILSIDIADVNVGKNIGAELQTEQAEADLVVAQAKAEERRAMAVARKQEMTAKVQEMRSRVVEAEAGVPRAIAGAFRDGNLTSQN